A part of Schistosoma mansoni strain Puerto Rico chromosome W, complete genome genomic DNA contains:
- a CDS encoding putative calcium-binding protein 2 (CaBP2) gives MRHANQFRNDKRIINTENCHKISVWYIREDVSNDLNRLHESKKQIKQKMSDEQILLNLFTRLDTSGDGVLSLEELRKGLLSSGATENVVTKIIEMLDSNSDGIITYQEYIQAINRGVM, from the exons ATGAGGCATGCAAACCAGTTCCGTAACGATAAAAGAATAATAAACACAGAAAACTGCCATAAAATATCCGTTTGGTATATACGTGAAGATGTTTCAAACGATCTGAATCGACTACACGAGTCAAAGAAACAG ataaaacaaaaaatgtCTGATGAACAAATATTATTGAATTTGTTCACTAGACTAGATACAAGTGGTGATGGTGTGCTTTCATTAGAAGAACTAAGAAAAGGATTACTATCATCAGGAGCTACAGAGAACGTAGTAACA AAAATTATAGAAATGCTCGATTCAAATTCTGATGGTATTATTACATATCAAGAATATATACAAGCTATAAACCGTGGAGTTATGTAA